Part of the Spinacia oleracea cultivar Varoflay chromosome 5, BTI_SOV_V1, whole genome shotgun sequence genome, AAACAATATTCCAGTACAGTACATTAACAAAAGTTTTTCACtagttttattttattgaatCTTTACCCATATACCAGAACTTGGTATACCAGCATGAACTACAAACAACAAATAATACCCAGGAGGTGCTACATTTGTGCTTGAAGGTCCCATAACTCCAACATTAAACATCCCTAATGAAACTTGAGAAATCCTTACCATCCTCAAAACCACCATCCTTTGATTCATAGCTATTGAGTGTGTTGTAAACGATGGTGCAATAATATTAACAAACAAAACATCTTCTGCTTGGTATTGTAACACATTGAAGGTGATTGTAAACGGTTGTCCATAACCAACTACTTGATCTGCGTACACAATGTTAGGTCTCATGGTTGCATATTCGAATGACAGGTAAGGTGGTGAGTAAGCTTCTAAACTTAAATCTGTTGGAAATTCCACATTGGTGAAGTTGTAGAAAACATGTGGGTTGCTTCCCCCTACTAAAACCCGTCCATCCGTTAACAAAATGGCTGCTGAATGGTACATCCTAGGCCTTGGTGACGGACTCATAACATGGAATCTCATTTCAATCTCATTCTTTGGTTGATATATCACTGGAGTTGTGACCGGCTTTGCTGCGTTGTCCCATCCTGCAGTGCCTAGCTCTGCGCCGTTTATAATGAGAACATCTCCGGTTGGAAGCAGTAACATGTCCCCCATGATACGAGCCATTGGCATGTCTTCCATCTTCCAAACAGGGTTTTCATCGGTGACTAGTAAGCGCGCGCAGTTGTTAATTGCGCGTACAAATGACCTGTTGGTTATTGCTTGTGTGAATGACCCGTGTTGTGCGCCACCACATATCATGACTTCCGCCTCACTAGATTTATTCTCGTCTATAGGTAAGAGTACTGAGGAGCCAGAGCTAGGGTAGTTGCGAGGAACTCCACCGGCGATTGGTGGGAACTGCTTAACTACTTTGTTTTTAACATAATCTAATGATATAGCACGAGTGTTAGCAAAGATGAATAGGTTACCATTTGGTAATAGATGCACAAAAGGGTACAAGTTGTTTTCCTCGTCATCACGAGTCTCCAACAGGAAATTCAGCCAAAAAGTTGATGAAGAAGGAGGAAAGACATTAGATGTTGTTCTAGGGAAGAACTCATAGTTAAAGACTCTTCTACCACCGATTACTATAACACGACCATCTGGCAAAATTTGATTCGTTGCATACCATCTACGGTCTGCTAGATAACTAGGATACTCAATCCAATCACAATTATCATCTCCACAAGGTGTAAATGTACGTACCACACGATCTCCGTCGTTATAACCACCGGTCTGAAGTAGGGTTCCATCAGAAAGGACAGAGCCTGAAGAACACCAAGTGTCAGTGTTGACCATCAAGGGGCGAAAGGAGTTGGTAGCGATGTCATATAACACCGAGTGAGCCGTGCAATCCATTTGGAGGATAATGTCGGAGGGATCATGGCGACAACGACCGTAAGGGAGGGAGAGGTTAGATGAGCCAAAGTCAGTTCTATCAAACATTATGACTTTGTTGTTACGGAGTAGTTGCATGTGCATGGCTGAGATGCCGATGTTTTCGTGCAAGACTTGCCACTCACCTACACTTTGAAGGTTTGATAGAGAGGGAGAGGTAATAGCCAAAGATAGCACAAGGAACAAGGTGAGCATGATGATGGAATGTTGATCACACAATTAAAGTAAGTAATTGAATGTTTGGAAGCCTTTGGTTGGAGAAGTTGGTGGAAGAAAGTTGGAGACTTTAGTAGCCAACAAAATTGGTACAATGAACAAATTGTGATCCCTCTATAAGCATCATTCTCAAGGACGTCGGAAGAGCATAATATCATTGGATTAGCATGCATTGAAGAATAGAGAGAAAGATTGCACCTAAATCAAAGAATATGGTACCATAAAACCTGCTTTTTTGCACAAATATCTCATTCACTCTTTCTTTCAATTTCCACCAAAAACATTAAGGGACAACCACCCTCCAACA contains:
- the LOC110775843 gene encoding aldehyde oxidase GLOX-like, which encodes MLTLFLVLSLAITSPSLSNLQSVGEWQVLHENIGISAMHMQLLRNNKVIMFDRTDFGSSNLSLPYGRCRHDPSDIILQMDCTAHSVLYDIATNSFRPLMVNTDTWCSSGSVLSDGTLLQTGGYNDGDRVVRTFTPCGDDNCDWIEYPSYLADRRWYATNQILPDGRVIVIGGRRVFNYEFFPRTTSNVFPPSSSTFWLNFLLETRDDEENNLYPFVHLLPNGNLFIFANTRAISLDYVKNKVVKQFPPIAGGVPRNYPSSGSSVLLPIDENKSSEAEVMICGGAQHGSFTQAITNRSFVRAINNCARLLVTDENPVWKMEDMPMARIMGDMLLLPTGDVLIINGAELGTAGWDNAAKPVTTPVIYQPKNEIEMRFHVMSPSPRPRMYHSAAILLTDGRVLVGGSNPHVFYNFTNVEFPTDLSLEAYSPPYLSFEYATMRPNIVYADQVVGYGQPFTITFNVLQYQAEDVLFVNIIAPSFTTHSIAMNQRMVVLRMVRISQVSLGMFNVGVMGPSSTNVAPPGYYLLFVVHAGIPSSGIWVKIQ